A genomic window from Nocardioides sp. BP30 includes:
- a CDS encoding cytochrome c oxidase assembly protein produces MGTDLSPLSWSSFFGTWRLQAGWLEAAVLLIGAYLLARRAAGADSTVRPWRVGCWVAGVALMWVAVASAVGTYAMSVFWMHMVLHLVLIMVVPALLVLGHPLTVLLEAFHGPARERVQRILHSWPVTVLSHPATGVLVYTATIIGTHLTGFMDTMAQHSWLMSGEQVLYIVAGYLFLLPLLGEEPTRPNPPYLVRIGLLVAAMIPDTIVGIVLLQTDTVPFPEMMRRHPAWAPQPLSDVHAAGGLMWAAGDGLMMLVAVGLMISVITSADRRGKMTGSWLEGARRSALAEHTGEDVEAISDPDGEEALAAYNRMLARLREQG; encoded by the coding sequence ATGGGTACGGATCTCTCACCGCTGAGCTGGTCGTCGTTCTTCGGCACCTGGCGGCTCCAGGCGGGCTGGCTCGAGGCGGCCGTGCTGCTGATCGGCGCCTACCTGCTCGCTCGTCGGGCGGCCGGCGCCGACTCGACCGTGCGGCCGTGGCGGGTGGGCTGCTGGGTCGCCGGTGTCGCCCTGATGTGGGTCGCTGTCGCCTCGGCGGTCGGGACCTACGCGATGTCGGTCTTCTGGATGCACATGGTGCTGCACCTCGTGCTCATCATGGTGGTCCCGGCGCTGCTGGTGCTCGGTCATCCGCTGACCGTGCTGCTGGAGGCCTTCCACGGGCCGGCCCGCGAGCGCGTGCAGCGGATCCTGCACTCGTGGCCCGTCACGGTGCTCAGCCATCCCGCGACCGGGGTGCTCGTCTACACCGCCACCATCATCGGCACCCACCTGACCGGCTTCATGGACACCATGGCGCAGCACTCCTGGCTGATGAGCGGCGAGCAGGTGCTCTACATCGTCGCCGGCTACCTGTTCCTGCTGCCCCTGCTGGGCGAGGAGCCGACCAGGCCCAACCCGCCGTACCTGGTCCGGATCGGGCTGCTCGTCGCCGCGATGATCCCCGACACCATCGTCGGCATCGTCCTGCTGCAGACCGACACGGTGCCGTTCCCGGAGATGATGCGGAGGCATCCGGCCTGGGCGCCGCAGCCGCTCTCCGACGTCCACGCAGCCGGTGGCCTCATGTGGGCGGCCGGCGACGGCCTGATGATGCTGGTGGCCGTCGGCCTGATGATCAGCGTCATCACCTCCGCCGACCGGCGCGGAAAGATGACCGGCTCCTGGCTGGAGGGTGCGCGCCGATCGGCACTCGCCGAGCACACCGGGGAGGACGTCGAGGCGATCTCCGACCCGGACGGCGAGGAGGCGCTGGCGGCGTACAACCGGATGCTGGCGCGACTGCGCGAGCAGGGCTGA
- the yaaA gene encoding peroxide stress protein YaaA: MLILLPPSEGKTAPRRGAALDLSSLSLPSLTAARSSVIEALTTLCAGDPAVAMATLGVPKSQPELVSLNAALREAPTARADAIYTGVLYDALDPSTLSTAAKRRAASRVMVTSSVFGLVGMGDRIPAYRLSGDTALPGLGGVQAHWRRHLGSAAVEALGGGLLVDLRSGTYAAFWRPDEVAPRTATVRVLHEVDGVRKVVSHFNKATKGRLVRALLESGATPRTPAALAGALRDLGWSVEVGEPGRSGTQLDVVIAEL, from the coding sequence GTGCTCATCCTGTTGCCGCCGTCCGAGGGCAAGACAGCGCCGCGTCGCGGCGCTGCGCTCGATCTCTCCTCGCTCTCGTTGCCGTCGCTGACGGCCGCGAGATCCTCGGTCATCGAGGCGCTGACGACGCTGTGCGCGGGCGACCCGGCGGTCGCGATGGCGACCCTCGGCGTACCGAAGAGCCAGCCGGAGCTCGTCTCGCTCAACGCCGCGCTGCGGGAGGCGCCCACGGCGCGCGCCGATGCGATCTACACCGGGGTGCTGTACGACGCGCTCGACCCCTCGACGCTCTCCACCGCTGCGAAGCGCCGGGCAGCGTCACGGGTGATGGTGACCTCGTCGGTCTTCGGTCTCGTCGGGATGGGCGATCGGATCCCGGCGTACCGGCTCTCCGGTGACACCGCCCTGCCCGGCCTCGGCGGCGTGCAGGCGCACTGGCGTCGACACCTCGGGTCCGCCGCTGTGGAGGCGCTCGGCGGTGGCCTCCTGGTCGACCTGCGCAGCGGGACCTACGCCGCGTTCTGGCGACCCGACGAGGTGGCTCCACGGACCGCGACGGTGCGCGTGCTGCACGAGGTCGACGGCGTGCGCAAGGTGGTGAGCCACTTCAACAAGGCCACCAAGGGCCGGTTGGTGCGGGCGCTCCTGGAATCCGGCGCCACGCCGCGTACACCGGCAGCGCTCGCCGGCGCGCTGCGCGACCTGGGCTGGAGCGTCGAGGTCGGCGAACCCGGGAGGTCGGGAACGCAGCTCGACGTGGTGATCGCGGAGCTCTGA
- a CDS encoding RNB domain-containing ribonuclease gives MPSNRVIRVAQADDGVAAQTLRAGIEQLQQELDVSPDFPPDVEAAAAEAAREPLLPDLDRTDLPFVTIDPPTSMDLDQAMHLTRNGDGYTVHYAIADVAAFVRPGGPVDLEAHRRGESLYGADATVPLHPKVLSEDAASLLPGRIRPALLWTIELDADGEGVSAHVERARVRSTAKLDYAGVQRQLDDGTAPEMLQLLREIGQLRQHIEAKRGGVDLTLPDQEIEVTGDRWRLAFRSQLPVERWNAQISLLTGFGAASLMVYARVGVLRTLPPPDPHDVQRLHRTARALDIEWPAEMLYPDFIRTLDPANPKHAAMTVACTRLLRGSGYATFDGELPVLTEHAALASEYAHVTAPLRRLVDRYAGEICVSLCADRPVPDWVHHALPDLPEEMRTSAHRASAYQHGITDLVEAGVLAPHVGESFAGVIVDVDERTGERGTVTLREPAVEAAVTGTGPLPLGTDVTVRLTEATVATRKVAFELS, from the coding sequence GTGCCCAGCAATCGAGTGATCCGGGTCGCCCAGGCCGACGACGGTGTCGCCGCGCAGACCCTCCGCGCCGGCATCGAGCAGCTCCAGCAGGAGCTGGATGTGAGCCCCGACTTCCCGCCCGACGTCGAGGCGGCCGCCGCCGAGGCGGCGCGCGAGCCACTGTTGCCCGACCTGGACCGCACCGACCTGCCGTTCGTCACCATCGACCCGCCGACGTCGATGGACCTCGACCAGGCGATGCACCTGACCCGCAACGGCGACGGCTACACCGTGCACTACGCCATCGCGGACGTGGCTGCCTTCGTCCGTCCCGGGGGCCCGGTCGACCTGGAGGCGCATCGACGCGGCGAGTCGCTCTACGGCGCCGACGCCACTGTCCCGCTGCACCCCAAGGTCCTCTCCGAGGACGCCGCGAGCCTGCTGCCGGGTCGGATCAGGCCGGCGCTGCTGTGGACCATCGAGCTCGATGCCGACGGCGAGGGCGTCTCGGCGCACGTGGAGCGAGCCCGGGTGCGCTCGACGGCCAAGCTGGACTACGCCGGCGTGCAGCGGCAGCTCGACGACGGCACCGCACCAGAGATGCTGCAGCTCCTGCGCGAGATCGGCCAGCTGCGCCAGCACATCGAGGCCAAGCGCGGCGGGGTCGACCTCACCCTGCCCGACCAGGAGATCGAGGTGACCGGCGACCGGTGGCGGCTGGCGTTCCGCAGCCAGCTGCCGGTCGAGCGGTGGAACGCCCAGATCTCACTGTTGACGGGCTTCGGAGCCGCCTCGTTGATGGTCTACGCACGCGTCGGCGTGCTGCGGACCCTGCCGCCGCCGGACCCGCACGACGTGCAGCGGCTGCACCGCACCGCTCGGGCGCTCGACATCGAGTGGCCGGCGGAGATGCTCTACCCCGACTTCATCCGCACGCTCGACCCCGCGAACCCGAAGCACGCCGCGATGACCGTCGCCTGCACCCGGCTCCTGCGGGGTAGCGGCTACGCCACCTTCGACGGCGAGCTGCCCGTGCTGACCGAGCACGCCGCCCTCGCCTCCGAGTACGCGCACGTGACGGCTCCGCTGCGGCGGCTGGTGGACCGGTACGCCGGCGAGATCTGCGTGTCGCTGTGCGCGGACCGGCCGGTGCCCGACTGGGTGCATCACGCCCTACCGGACCTGCCGGAGGAGATGCGCACCTCCGCCCACCGCGCCTCGGCGTACCAGCACGGCATCACGGACCTGGTCGAGGCCGGCGTGCTCGCGCCACACGTCGGGGAGTCGTTCGCGGGGGTGATCGTGGACGTCGACGAGCGGACCGGCGAGCGGGGCACGGTGACGCTGCGGGAGCCGGCGGTGGAGGCGGCCGTGACCGGCACGGGGCCGCTGCCCCTGGGGACCGACGTCACGGTCAGGCTCACCGAGGCCACCGTCGCGACCCGGAAGGTGGCCTTCGAGCTGTCGTAG
- a CDS encoding carbohydrate ABC transporter permease — translation MSDTRTQRAPRRATRGRVVANILAVVFCLVWIFPVYWMVNTAFKPPYDVTTATPQFLPRHFTLTNFKAAITQSHFLGDLRNSLIVVSCTLVVAIALGIFAAAALSRFRFRGRRLILVVILAVQMLPSAALLIPMFLVFNKMGLLDHYLGLVLAYVAAVLPFSIWVMRGFFLALPYELEEAAMVDGASTGSILFRVLFPLVAPGVIATSIFAFVYAWNDYLIAYTFMKDQSMYTLPVWLASFSTPTTGTNYGGQMAASVLFSLPVVIFFLAIQRNLVAGLSSGAVKG, via the coding sequence GTGAGCGACACCCGCACCCAGCGCGCGCCCCGGCGCGCCACCCGGGGCCGCGTCGTCGCCAACATCCTGGCCGTGGTCTTCTGCCTGGTGTGGATCTTCCCCGTGTACTGGATGGTCAACACCGCGTTCAAGCCGCCGTACGACGTCACCACCGCCACGCCCCAGTTCCTCCCGCGACACTTCACCCTGACCAACTTCAAGGCGGCGATCACGCAGTCGCACTTCCTCGGCGACCTGCGCAACAGCTTGATCGTGGTCTCGTGCACGCTGGTCGTGGCGATCGCGCTGGGGATCTTCGCCGCGGCCGCGTTGTCGCGCTTCCGGTTCCGCGGCCGCCGGCTCATCCTGGTCGTGATCCTCGCGGTGCAGATGCTGCCGAGTGCGGCGCTGCTGATCCCGATGTTCCTGGTCTTCAACAAGATGGGCCTGCTCGACCACTACCTGGGCCTGGTGCTGGCCTACGTGGCGGCGGTGCTGCCCTTCTCCATCTGGGTGATGCGCGGGTTCTTCCTCGCGCTGCCCTACGAGCTGGAGGAGGCGGCCATGGTCGACGGCGCCTCCACCGGCAGCATCCTGTTCCGGGTGCTCTTCCCCCTGGTCGCCCCGGGCGTCATCGCGACGAGCATCTTCGCCTTCGTCTACGCCTGGAACGACTACCTCATCGCCTACACGTTCATGAAGGACCAATCGATGTACACCCTCCCGGTCTGGCTGGCGTCCTTCTCGACGCCGACCACGGGCACCAACTACGGCGGGCAGATGGCGGCATCGGTGCTGTTCTCACTGCCGGTCGTGATCTTCTTCCTGGCCATCCAGCGCAACCTGGTGGCGGGGCTGTCCTCGGGGGCGGTGAAGGGATGA
- a CDS encoding GGDEF domain-containing protein — MDDLMRWPRPADDAERVAALRALGVLDTAEDEDLDAVVRVATFVCGVPSAAVNLIDADRQWQAAAYGFKRGEVPRDDSMCAWSILQPGVTYTSDASQDAVFANNPFVTGRLASVRLYASAPVVIASGYVVGSLCAFGEEPGELSRVQIDRLADLASTAARILELRQTVGTVAEAAATDPLTSLRNRAVFGEALRRALGLYGQGVGRPGVVYLDLNGFKPVNDTYGHRAGDAVLRAVAGRLLGSVRETELVARLGGDEFAVLVQEPTAQRIEDRLGAIAGRISERLAPPIVLGDGIEVTVGAAIGLAVAEPDDTPEGLLERADSAMYAAKLTSHRPGRDGSR; from the coding sequence GTGGACGACCTGATGCGCTGGCCGCGCCCCGCCGACGACGCCGAGCGCGTCGCAGCCCTGCGAGCCCTCGGGGTGCTCGACACGGCTGAGGACGAGGACCTCGACGCGGTGGTCCGCGTCGCCACGTTCGTCTGTGGGGTGCCCTCGGCAGCCGTGAACCTGATCGACGCGGACCGGCAGTGGCAGGCCGCCGCCTACGGCTTCAAGCGGGGCGAGGTCCCGCGCGACGACTCGATGTGCGCCTGGAGCATCCTGCAGCCCGGCGTCACCTATACCTCGGACGCCTCGCAGGACGCGGTCTTCGCGAACAATCCGTTCGTGACCGGGCGGCTGGCCTCGGTCCGGCTCTACGCGTCGGCGCCGGTGGTGATCGCGTCGGGGTACGTCGTCGGCTCGCTGTGCGCCTTCGGCGAGGAGCCCGGCGAGCTCTCCCGCGTCCAGATCGACAGGCTGGCCGACCTGGCCTCCACGGCGGCCCGCATCCTGGAACTCCGGCAGACGGTGGGCACCGTCGCCGAGGCGGCCGCCACCGACCCGCTGACCTCGCTGCGCAACCGGGCGGTGTTCGGGGAGGCCCTGCGCCGCGCGCTGGGTCTCTATGGGCAGGGTGTCGGCAGGCCGGGCGTCGTCTATCTGGATCTCAACGGCTTCAAGCCGGTCAACGACACCTACGGACACCGGGCAGGGGACGCGGTGCTGCGCGCCGTCGCGGGCCGGCTGCTGGGCAGCGTCCGCGAGACCGAGCTGGTCGCCCGGCTGGGCGGCGACGAGTTCGCCGTGCTGGTGCAGGAGCCCACGGCCCAACGCATCGAGGACCGCCTCGGTGCGATAGCGGGACGGATCAGCGAACGGCTCGCGCCGCCGATCGTGCTCGGCGACGGGATCGAGGTCACCGTCGGCGCCGCGATCGGGCTGGCGGTCGCCGAGCCCGACGACACGCCCGAGGGACTGCTGGAGCGGGCCGACTCCGCGATGTACGCCGCCAAGCTCACCAGTCACCGTCCTGGTCGGGACGGCTCGCGATGA
- a CDS encoding extracellular solute-binding protein — MRKTRSLVAGALGIATAVALTACGSGSSSDAADSGKSGDLSAVKGAGKTITVWNMQGDLNADTMKAINDEFTKETGAQVKVQTQQWADIATKVTTALATDGTPDVVELGNTDVPLFANSGGLADLTSAKSQLQQGGTWLDGLAGPATVDGKLYGVPAFAATRTVIYNKSMWDQAGITSAPTTYDELTSDLDKVKAKFGGQKDFAPFYLPGKYWYDGLQWVWDAGGDVATQDGDSWKGGLASSEAQQGLNDFKTFQNAYSTKASATINTTGTGQPDQDKDIFAPGKTSAVVGNAWEIGVIEQDNPKLTDADLGTFPFPGKSGKAQPVMLAGSDWGVAAKSKNQELAEVWVKIAASEAMQTGPIAKQGWIPVTTEEIATVKGTADALHQAYFDAATNSQSTPAAANWATIEGDGAVEQFFADIASGSKSPADAAKGFDDHLDQVLNNNG, encoded by the coding sequence TTGCGTAAGACACGCTCCCTCGTGGCCGGTGCCCTCGGCATCGCGACCGCAGTTGCCCTCACCGCCTGTGGCAGTGGCAGCTCCTCCGACGCCGCCGACAGCGGCAAGTCGGGCGATCTGTCGGCCGTGAAGGGCGCTGGGAAGACGATCACCGTGTGGAACATGCAGGGTGACCTGAACGCCGACACCATGAAGGCGATCAACGACGAGTTCACCAAGGAGACCGGCGCACAGGTCAAGGTGCAGACCCAGCAGTGGGCCGACATCGCGACCAAGGTGACGACCGCGCTGGCGACCGATGGCACGCCGGACGTGGTCGAGCTCGGCAACACCGACGTCCCGCTGTTCGCCAACAGCGGCGGCCTGGCCGACCTGACCAGCGCGAAGAGCCAGCTCCAGCAGGGCGGCACCTGGCTCGACGGCCTGGCCGGCCCCGCGACCGTCGACGGCAAGCTGTACGGCGTACCCGCCTTCGCCGCGACCCGCACCGTCATCTACAACAAGTCGATGTGGGACCAGGCCGGGATCACGTCGGCGCCGACGACGTACGACGAGCTGACCTCCGACCTCGACAAGGTCAAGGCGAAGTTCGGCGGGCAGAAGGACTTCGCCCCGTTCTACCTGCCCGGCAAGTACTGGTATGACGGCCTGCAGTGGGTCTGGGACGCCGGCGGTGACGTCGCCACCCAGGACGGCGACAGCTGGAAGGGCGGCCTGGCGAGCAGCGAGGCGCAGCAGGGCCTGAACGACTTCAAGACCTTCCAGAACGCCTACTCCACCAAGGCCTCGGCCACCATCAACACCACCGGCACCGGCCAGCCCGACCAGGACAAGGACATCTTCGCCCCCGGCAAGACCTCCGCCGTGGTGGGCAACGCCTGGGAGATCGGCGTGATCGAGCAGGACAACCCCAAGCTCACCGACGCCGACCTCGGCACGTTCCCCTTCCCGGGCAAGTCGGGCAAGGCGCAGCCGGTGATGCTCGCGGGCTCCGACTGGGGCGTCGCGGCCAAGAGCAAGAACCAGGAGCTGGCCGAGGTCTGGGTCAAGATCGCTGCCAGCGAGGCGATGCAGACCGGGCCGATCGCCAAGCAGGGCTGGATCCCGGTCACCACCGAGGAGATCGCCACGGTCAAGGGCACCGCCGACGCCCTGCACCAGGCCTACTTCGACGCCGCCACGAACTCCCAGTCCACCCCGGCGGCCGCGAACTGGGCCACCATCGAGGGTGACGGGGCGGTCGAGCAGTTCTTCGCCGACATCGCGTCGGGTAGCAAGAGCCCGGCCGATGCGGCCAAGGGCTTCGACGACCACCTCGACCAGGTGCTCAACAACAACGGCTGA
- a CDS encoding ROK family protein, whose amino-acid sequence MSTNTARRRALRPSGKLLQEDARRHHRALILQELFAEGPRSRADLARSSGLTRVTVSDLVAELIEDDLVAELGAPVESRVGKPPILVGLRGDALQIVVLDLSVDDQVTGAVLTLAGEVCSRDEQPLGGAKGDAALALVHTLTRRLLDRADHRVLGVGVGSPGIVDPAGTVVDAPNLGWHQVPLAAGLHEAFGLPVYVANDANTAVLGEHTYGQAGEGGLMLLRVGTGVGAGLVLEGALLHGHRNAAGEIGHVVVDPEGQPCACGRVGCLETIVAVPHLRPRLAQAADPDAVRTAVGEQLGRVLSPVVGALNLHELVLSGPAELLDGALLAATDRVIREYTMPVSGEQLVVRTSTLGDDVVLLGAAVLVLAGELGVS is encoded by the coding sequence GTGAGCACCAACACCGCCCGCCGTCGCGCACTTCGCCCCAGCGGCAAGCTCCTCCAGGAGGACGCCCGGCGGCACCACCGCGCGCTGATCCTCCAGGAGCTCTTTGCCGAGGGGCCGCGCAGCCGGGCCGACCTGGCGCGGAGCTCGGGACTGACCCGCGTGACGGTCTCGGACCTGGTCGCCGAGCTGATCGAGGACGACCTCGTCGCCGAGCTCGGCGCGCCCGTGGAGAGCCGGGTCGGCAAGCCGCCGATCCTGGTCGGGCTGCGGGGCGACGCGCTCCAGATCGTGGTGCTCGACCTCAGCGTCGACGACCAGGTCACCGGCGCCGTCCTCACCCTCGCCGGCGAGGTGTGCAGCCGCGACGAGCAGCCGCTGGGCGGCGCCAAGGGCGATGCGGCGCTCGCACTCGTCCATACCCTCACCCGCCGCCTGCTCGACCGGGCGGACCACCGGGTGCTCGGCGTGGGCGTCGGCAGCCCCGGCATCGTCGACCCGGCCGGCACCGTCGTCGACGCCCCCAACCTGGGATGGCACCAGGTGCCGCTCGCGGCCGGCCTGCACGAGGCCTTCGGCCTGCCGGTCTACGTCGCCAACGACGCCAACACCGCCGTCCTGGGTGAGCACACCTACGGCCAGGCCGGCGAGGGCGGTCTGATGCTGCTGCGGGTCGGCACCGGCGTCGGCGCCGGCCTGGTGCTCGAGGGAGCCCTGCTGCACGGGCACCGCAACGCGGCCGGCGAGATCGGCCACGTCGTGGTCGACCCCGAGGGTCAGCCGTGCGCCTGCGGTCGGGTCGGCTGCCTGGAGACGATCGTCGCCGTACCGCACCTGCGGCCCCGGCTGGCGCAGGCCGCCGATCCGGACGCGGTCCGGACAGCGGTGGGCGAGCAGCTCGGTCGGGTGCTCTCCCCGGTGGTGGGCGCGCTCAACCTGCACGAGCTGGTCCTGTCGGGACCTGCCGAGCTGCTCGACGGCGCGCTGCTGGCCGCGACCGACCGCGTGATCCGCGAGTACACCATGCCGGTCTCCGGCGAGCAGCTGGTCGTGCGTACCAGCACCCTCGGGGACGACGTCGTCCTGCTGGGCGCCGCCGTCCTCGTCCTCGCCGGCGAGCTGGGGGTGTCCTGA
- a CDS encoding carbohydrate ABC transporter permease — translation MSSPTATPVAVGEPVAAAAPPRRPRRRRGSRGVQRSGLAPLLLLSPAGLVIIALTIVPIGYLVWMSFTDAGQRMLFTGEYDVVGLQQYRDILSDADFWRSFARTVGFTAAMVGGSVLLGMGVAQLLGKVGRVLRWAVTIVLIFAWAMPNVASSMVWGWLFQPGYGVGNWLLTQTHLFGDVTDTNWADRPGLAFVCIWMLIVWQAVPFVALTLHAAQSQVDPAYYEAARMDGAGEWRVYWTITVHFLRPTLLLVTILSIIWDFNVFNQIWLISKGGPNGATSTLGVYAYRNAFVSFHFGVGSAIAVLTTLLLLVLTAFYVRSLVRTGEEL, via the coding sequence ATGAGCTCACCCACCGCGACACCCGTCGCGGTCGGCGAGCCCGTGGCCGCCGCGGCACCACCGCGGCGGCCACGGCGGCGGCGGGGCAGCCGGGGCGTCCAGCGCTCGGGTCTGGCTCCTCTGCTCCTGCTCTCGCCGGCCGGACTGGTCATCATCGCCCTCACCATCGTCCCCATCGGCTACCTGGTCTGGATGTCGTTCACCGACGCCGGCCAGCGGATGCTGTTCACCGGCGAGTACGACGTCGTCGGTCTGCAGCAGTACCGCGACATCCTCAGCGACGCGGACTTCTGGCGATCCTTCGCCCGAACCGTCGGCTTCACCGCAGCGATGGTCGGCGGCAGCGTCCTGCTCGGCATGGGGGTGGCGCAGCTGCTCGGCAAGGTCGGCCGCGTCCTGCGATGGGCCGTCACCATCGTCCTCATCTTCGCCTGGGCGATGCCCAACGTCGCCTCCTCGATGGTCTGGGGTTGGCTGTTCCAGCCCGGCTACGGCGTGGGCAACTGGCTGCTCACCCAGACCCATCTCTTCGGCGACGTCACCGACACCAACTGGGCTGACCGGCCCGGGCTCGCCTTCGTCTGCATCTGGATGCTGATCGTGTGGCAGGCGGTGCCGTTCGTCGCGCTCACGCTGCACGCTGCCCAGAGCCAGGTCGACCCGGCCTACTACGAGGCCGCCCGGATGGACGGTGCCGGCGAGTGGCGGGTGTACTGGACCATCACCGTGCACTTCCTGCGCCCGACGCTGTTGCTGGTCACCATCTTGTCGATCATCTGGGACTTCAACGTGTTCAACCAGATCTGGCTCATCTCCAAGGGCGGCCCCAACGGCGCCACCTCGACCCTGGGGGTCTACGCCTACCGCAACGCCTTCGTGAGCTTCCACTTCGGCGTCGGCTCGGCCATCGCCGTACTGACGACCCTGCTGCTGCTCGTGCTCACCGCGTTCTACGTGCGCAGCCTGGTCAGGACGGGGGAGGAGCTGTGA
- a CDS encoding DUF421 domain-containing protein codes for MEIVLRALVVYCFLWAVTRALGRSTLGELSTFQLLVYVTMGDLVQQAVTSQDYSVTAGVLGIGTFALLTVAIGWLQWRFPRIRPLTTGRPVMVWQDGRPLEKMMRDERLAMADFLVAAREQGVRRTADIEYAVLEADGRISFFTYEGHDSGSPETAPQT; via the coding sequence ATGGAGATCGTGCTCCGCGCGCTGGTCGTCTACTGCTTCCTGTGGGCCGTCACCCGGGCGCTCGGGCGCTCCACCCTGGGAGAGCTCAGCACCTTCCAGCTGCTCGTCTACGTCACGATGGGTGACCTGGTGCAACAGGCCGTGACGTCCCAGGACTACTCCGTGACCGCCGGCGTACTCGGCATCGGCACCTTCGCCCTGCTCACCGTGGCGATCGGCTGGCTGCAGTGGCGCTTCCCCCGGATCCGACCGCTGACCACGGGACGCCCGGTGATGGTGTGGCAGGACGGCAGGCCACTGGAGAAGATGATGCGCGACGAGCGGCTCGCGATGGCCGACTTCCTCGTCGCCGCGCGCGAGCAGGGCGTGCGCAGGACCGCCGACATCGAGTACGCCGTGCTCGAGGCCGACGGCCGGATCTCCTTCTTCACCTACGAGGGCCACGACAGCGGCTCCCCGGAGACGGCGCCGCAGACCTGA
- a CDS encoding amidase family protein — protein MSPASAGLVARSRTATEIAAEVRAGRGSARAAVETALDRIAAVEPHLNAFTVVLAEQARTAADAIDALPPEDRGPLAGVPIAVKAEADVAGVVTTFGGRSNSTPAAADSEVVRRLRAAGAVIVGVTTMPEFGQFPFTESVAYGATRNPWLPERSTGGSSGGSAAAVASGCVPVAIGGDGGGSIRIPSSCCGLVGLKPARGRVSQAPHAALWGTLGTAGPLTGTVADAALVYDVINGVTPVDRWSAPPPQRSYVAAAADHRPRRIAWSTRPALGPVRVDPEVMAAVERTAAQLAAAGHEVVPVEGRWPDVQAAFVPQFFAAIRECAGLVEHPERLELRTRHTARLGVWARGPVLRKAVELGEAARRSFQDRFEGYDAVLSPIMACLPPTLGQLDGAGSVRALLRSLPMIAFTTLANTTGLPAISVPAGESAGGLPIGVQLSGLVDDEGPLLGIAGSLGK, from the coding sequence ATGAGCCCGGCCTCGGCAGGCCTCGTCGCGCGCAGCCGCACGGCGACGGAGATCGCCGCCGAGGTGCGCGCCGGCCGCGGGAGCGCGCGGGCGGCTGTCGAGACAGCGCTCGACCGGATCGCGGCGGTCGAGCCGCACCTGAACGCCTTCACGGTGGTGCTCGCCGAGCAGGCCCGCACGGCCGCCGACGCCATCGACGCGTTGCCGCCGGAGGATCGCGGCCCCCTCGCCGGCGTACCGATCGCCGTCAAGGCCGAGGCCGATGTCGCCGGAGTGGTCACCACCTTCGGCGGTCGCAGCAACAGCACACCGGCGGCAGCGGACTCCGAGGTGGTCCGGCGGCTGCGCGCGGCCGGCGCGGTCATCGTCGGGGTCACGACGATGCCGGAGTTCGGCCAGTTCCCCTTCACCGAATCGGTCGCGTACGGCGCCACCCGGAACCCGTGGCTTCCCGAGCGCAGCACCGGCGGCAGCAGCGGCGGCTCGGCGGCTGCTGTCGCCTCCGGCTGCGTACCTGTCGCGATCGGCGGCGACGGCGGCGGGTCGATCCGGATCCCGTCCTCGTGCTGCGGGCTGGTCGGGCTCAAGCCCGCCCGCGGCCGGGTCAGCCAGGCGCCGCACGCTGCGCTGTGGGGCACGCTCGGCACGGCCGGCCCGCTCACCGGGACGGTCGCCGATGCGGCGCTGGTCTACGACGTCATCAACGGCGTCACGCCTGTCGACCGGTGGTCGGCGCCGCCGCCGCAGCGCTCCTACGTGGCGGCCGCCGCTGATCACCGCCCGCGCCGGATCGCGTGGTCGACCAGGCCGGCGCTCGGGCCCGTCCGGGTGGATCCAGAGGTGATGGCGGCGGTCGAGCGGACGGCTGCTCAGCTCGCCGCGGCGGGTCACGAGGTGGTGCCGGTCGAGGGCCGATGGCCCGACGTGCAGGCTGCCTTCGTCCCGCAGTTCTTCGCCGCGATCCGGGAATGCGCCGGCCTGGTCGAGCACCCCGAGCGGCTGGAGCTGCGCACCCGGCACACCGCCCGGCTCGGGGTGTGGGCCCGGGGTCCGGTGCTGCGCAAGGCGGTCGAGCTCGGCGAGGCCGCCCGGCGCTCCTTCCAGGACCGCTTCGAGGGGTACGACGCGGTCCTCAGCCCGATCATGGCCTGCCTGCCGCCGACCCTCGGACAGCTGGACGGCGCGGGCAGCGTGCGGGCACTGCTGCGGTCGCTGCCGATGATCGCCTTCACCACGCTCGCCAACACCACCGGGTTGCCGGCGATCTCCGTGCCCGCGGGGGAGTCCGCCGGCGGGTTGCCGATCGGCGTACAGCTCTCCGGGCTCGTCGATGACGAAGGGCCGCTGTTGGGTATCGCCGGGTCGTTGGGGAAGTAG